The following are encoded together in the Glycine soja cultivar W05 chromosome 5, ASM419377v2, whole genome shotgun sequence genome:
- the LOC114412479 gene encoding adenylyl-sulfate kinase 3-like isoform X4, translated as MTGSSQLRRRRILMLMSNVANSTNIMWHDCPIQKQDRQQLLQQKGCVIWLTGLSGSGKSTIACALSRSLHSKGKLSYILDGDNIRHGLNQDLSFRAEDRSENIRRIGEVAKLFADAGVICITSLISPYQKDRDACRALMPKGDFIEVFIDVPLHVCEARDPKGLYKLARAGKIKGFTGIDDPYEPPSSCEIVLQQKGSNCKSPSDMAEEVISYLEENGYLRA; from the exons ATGTCAAATGTTGCGAACTCGACAAATATTATGTGGCATGACTGTCCAATTCAGAAACAAGATAGACAGCAGCTGCTTCAGCAAAAAGGCTGTGTTATATGGCTAACTGGCCTCAGTGGTTCAG GAAAAAGCACTATTGCATGTGCTTTGAGTCGAAGCTTGCACTCCAAAGGAAAACTGTCTTACATCCTTGATGGTGACAATATTCGGCATGGTCTAAACCAAGATCTTAGTTTCAGAGCAGAAGATCGTTCTGAAAACATTAGAAGGATTG GTGAGGTGGCTAAACTCTTTGCAGATGCTGGTGTTATTTGCATCACTAGTTTAATATCACCATACCAAAAGGATAGAGATGCATGCAGAGCACTAATGCCAAAAGGAGATTTTATTGAG GTTTTCATAGATGTTCCACTACATGTGTGTGAAGCTAGGGACCCAAAGGGACTCTACAAGCTTGCTCGAGCTGGAAAGATCAAAG GTTTCACTGGTATAGATGATCCATATGAACCACCGAGTAGTTGTGAG ATAGTATTACAACAGAAAGGAAGTAACTGTAAGTCTCCCAGTGATATGGCTGAAGAAGTGATATCCTACTTAGAGGAGAATGGATACCTACGGGCTTGA
- the LOC114412479 gene encoding adenylyl-sulfate kinase, chloroplastic-like isoform X5, with translation MSNVANSTNIMWHDCPIQKQDRQQLLQQKGCVIWLTGLSGSGKSTIACALSRSLHSKGKLSYILDGDNIRHGLNQDLSFRAEDRSENIRRIGEVAKLFADAGVICITSLISPYQKDRDACRALMPKGDFIEVFIDVPLHVCEARDPKGLYKLARAGKIKGFTGIDDPYEPPSSCEIVLQQKGSNCKSPSDMAEEVISYLEENGYLRA, from the exons ATGTCAAATGTTGCGAACTCGACAAATATTATGTGGCATGACTGTCCAATTCAGAAACAAGATAGACAGCAGCTGCTTCAGCAAAAAGGCTGTGTTATATGGCTAACTGGCCTCAGTGGTTCAG GAAAAAGCACTATTGCATGTGCTTTGAGTCGAAGCTTGCACTCCAAAGGAAAACTGTCTTACATCCTTGATGGTGACAATATTCGGCATGGTCTAAACCAAGATCTTAGTTTCAGAGCAGAAGATCGTTCTGAAAACATTAGAAGGATTG GTGAGGTGGCTAAACTCTTTGCAGATGCTGGTGTTATTTGCATCACTAGTTTAATATCACCATACCAAAAGGATAGAGATGCATGCAGAGCACTAATGCCAAAAGGAGATTTTATTGAG GTTTTCATAGATGTTCCACTACATGTGTGTGAAGCTAGGGACCCAAAGGGACTCTACAAGCTTGCTCGAGCTGGAAAGATCAAAG GTTTCACTGGTATAGATGATCCATATGAACCACCGAGTAGTTGTGAG ATAGTATTACAACAGAAAGGAAGTAACTGTAAGTCTCCCAGTGATATGGCTGAAGAAGTGATATCCTACTTAGAGGAGAATGGATACCTACGGGCTTGA